The following coding sequences are from one Caballeronia sp. SBC1 window:
- the truA gene encoding tRNA pseudouridine(38-40) synthase TruA: MKRIALGIQYDGSAFSGWQTQSDVPTVQDVLERALGKFTQTRVQTVVAGRTDTGVHALGQVVHFDTELERTDFAWVRGTNAFLPQSVSVQWARPMPDDFHARFGAYERTYYYALYVHPVRSPMITGRAGWCYASLDAAAMREAAACLIGKHDFTAFRSSECQAKTPVKYLHQIDIVEQGDFIHFRFRANAFLHHMVRNLMGCFVAIGRGKHPASWMAELLEARDRKRAAPTFMPDGLYLAEVGYPENFVVPAPRLGSYPWSAVWQDNKNETKHE; the protein is encoded by the coding sequence GTGAAACGTATCGCATTAGGCATCCAGTACGACGGTTCGGCGTTCAGCGGCTGGCAGACTCAATCGGACGTGCCGACCGTTCAGGACGTTCTCGAACGCGCGTTGGGGAAATTCACGCAGACGCGCGTGCAGACGGTCGTCGCGGGGCGCACGGATACCGGCGTGCACGCGCTCGGCCAGGTCGTGCATTTCGATACCGAACTCGAGCGCACCGACTTCGCCTGGGTGCGCGGCACGAACGCATTCTTGCCGCAGAGCGTCTCGGTCCAGTGGGCGCGTCCGATGCCCGACGACTTCCACGCCCGTTTCGGCGCCTATGAGCGCACCTACTACTATGCGCTGTACGTCCACCCCGTCCGTTCGCCGATGATCACCGGCCGCGCCGGCTGGTGCTACGCTTCGCTCGATGCCGCCGCGATGCGCGAAGCTGCGGCCTGCCTGATCGGCAAGCACGATTTCACCGCGTTCCGCTCGTCCGAGTGCCAGGCGAAGACTCCCGTGAAATACCTGCATCAGATCGATATCGTCGAGCAGGGCGATTTCATCCACTTCCGGTTTCGGGCGAACGCGTTCTTGCACCACATGGTGCGCAACCTGATGGGGTGTTTTGTCGCCATTGGCCGCGGCAAACATCCTGCGTCATGGATGGCGGAATTGCTGGAAGCGCGCGATCGCAAACGCGCGGCGCCCACCTTCATGCCCGATGGCCTGTATTTGGCCGAGGTCGGCTATCCTGAGAACTTCGTGGTGCCCGCGCCGCGTCTGGGGAGCTACCCCTGGAGCGCGGTCTGGCAGGACAACAAAAACGAGACAAAGCATGAGTGA
- a CDS encoding FimV/HubP family polar landmark protein translates to MIVRPSRPLHSQPCFLSRSRRAALIAASVASVLLGTFVSSDATAQASSASAVSEASAPAAASAAAPVTQYSVKPGQSLSDIASQITGSTDRATREKMSRALFDANPNAFMGHDPSRLKLGSVLNVPAMEDVGVAAAAPGASAPGAASAPAVEASGSATGTASASAPAEGASNAAGAVNGAAAASGAVAKVAPSASSGANALSPTSEAQPAANASEAANASEAAPASEAAPALSASSAPAATVAPVSAPSTTGSTAASANGPIGWLVGAVVVIGLLLLVLRAGKRRRAASAAAGLAADERASEEPPVASTEFETSVVPPRDGSTSHAQAPTGAADLDGVSVQRSQSELNGVAASIENYDAAQSFDTPTEDKPFPPAESNAIGDGARVTLGESRAQDAASPTRDTDTKRAPFMPDAPAALHRDFTPPRPGAIEAALAAERAAADRSEALRADMEAREHELREAAALEQVTRESVAREAAARELEAREAAAREAEAREAEAREAEAREAEAREAEAREAEAREAEAREVAAREAAAREMEAREAEAREVAAREARARETEAREAEAREVAAREARARETEARETEAREAEAREAEAREAAAREAQAREAATRASNEHESREHAASVQSVTPEPATNHPNDADDLSAYDDEPSPASRFPQPKFPQEAIEALSALDFGLPPRREAPASSDVHVQPPIPAAPTEHTAQNEAPLAPAPATPQPIADPAVFDRQNEQYRHPESTTPPPSASEQIESGTAGAASVAGLGASRFGPLSLDFDLNSPASQTEPLPAFTPEQISTIARNKLELAVEYIELGDLSGARTLLQEVIESNDPATRQPAATLLSTLAPLS, encoded by the coding sequence ATGATCGTTCGTCCGAGTCGGCCGCTTCATTCACAGCCTTGCTTCCTCAGCCGCTCGCGGCGCGCGGCGCTGATCGCGGCAAGCGTCGCGAGTGTGCTGCTCGGAACGTTCGTTTCCTCCGATGCCACCGCCCAGGCCAGCAGCGCGTCTGCCGTTTCGGAGGCATCGGCGCCAGCGGCTGCGTCGGCTGCAGCGCCCGTCACGCAGTACAGCGTGAAACCCGGGCAGTCGCTCAGCGATATCGCCTCCCAGATCACCGGTTCGACCGACCGCGCCACGCGGGAAAAGATGTCGCGGGCGCTCTTCGACGCAAATCCCAACGCGTTCATGGGCCATGACCCCAGCCGGTTGAAACTCGGATCGGTATTGAACGTGCCGGCGATGGAGGATGTGGGGGTGGCTGCTGCCGCGCCTGGGGCTTCTGCGCCTGGGGCGGCATCGGCGCCGGCAGTTGAGGCTAGCGGTTCGGCAACGGGAACGGCTTCGGCTTCGGCGCCGGCCGAAGGGGCGTCGAATGCTGCCGGTGCAGTAAACGGAGCCGCGGCAGCTAGCGGCGCTGTCGCCAAGGTTGCGCCGAGTGCATCGAGCGGGGCGAATGCGTTGTCGCCGACATCGGAAGCTCAACCTGCGGCGAATGCCAGCGAGGCTGCGAACGCGAGTGAAGCGGCGCCTGCATCGGAAGCGGCGCCGGCGTTGAGCGCGTCGAGCGCACCTGCGGCGACAGTTGCGCCGGTAAGCGCGCCGTCAACAACGGGTTCTACGGCCGCGTCGGCGAACGGGCCGATCGGTTGGCTTGTTGGGGCTGTCGTGGTGATCGGCTTGCTGCTGCTCGTTTTGCGCGCTGGCAAACGACGCCGTGCTGCAAGCGCCGCCGCTGGGTTGGCAGCCGATGAACGCGCGTCGGAAGAACCGCCGGTGGCATCGACGGAATTTGAGACATCCGTTGTGCCTCCTCGCGACGGATCGACGAGCCACGCGCAAGCTCCCACAGGCGCTGCCGATCTCGATGGTGTATCGGTTCAGCGCAGTCAAAGCGAGCTGAATGGCGTGGCAGCGAGCATTGAAAACTACGATGCCGCGCAGTCCTTCGATACCCCAACCGAAGACAAGCCGTTTCCTCCGGCTGAAAGCAATGCAATAGGTGATGGCGCGCGAGTAACGCTCGGCGAGAGCCGTGCGCAGGATGCAGCAAGTCCGACCCGCGACACGGATACCAAACGCGCGCCATTCATGCCTGATGCGCCCGCAGCGCTTCATCGCGATTTCACACCGCCGCGCCCGGGTGCGATCGAGGCGGCATTGGCGGCGGAAAGGGCTGCGGCGGATCGGTCCGAGGCATTGCGCGCAGACATGGAGGCCCGGGAACATGAGCTCCGCGAGGCGGCGGCGTTAGAACAGGTGACGCGAGAGAGCGTGGCGCGAGAGGCGGCAGCGCGAGAATTGGAGGCGCGAGAGGCGGCAGCGCGAGAAGCAGAAGCGCGAGAAGCAGAAGCACGAGAAGCAGAAGCACGAGAAGCAGAAGCACGAGAAGCAGAAGCACGAGAAGCAGAAGCACGAGAAGCAGAAGCACGAGAAGTTGCCGCGAGGGAAGCTGCGGCCCGTGAAATGGAGGCTCGCGAAGCGGAAGCCCGTGAGGTCGCCGCACGTGAAGCTAGGGCCCGTGAAACGGAGGCTCGCGAAGCGGAAGCCCGTGAAGTCGCCGCACGTGAAGCTAGGGCCCGTGAAACGGAAGCCCGCGAAACGGAAGCCCGCGAAGCAGAAGCCCGCGAAGCAGAAGCACGCGAAGCCGCCGCCCGCGAAGCGCAAGCGCGCGAAGCAGCGACACGCGCATCCAACGAGCACGAAAGCAGAGAGCACGCGGCATCGGTCCAATCGGTTACACCCGAACCAGCAACGAACCATCCAAACGACGCGGATGATCTATCCGCCTACGATGACGAACCGTCGCCGGCTTCCCGCTTCCCGCAGCCGAAATTCCCGCAAGAGGCTATCGAAGCCCTGAGCGCGCTCGATTTCGGTTTGCCGCCCCGTCGCGAGGCGCCTGCATCGTCCGACGTCCATGTCCAGCCGCCGATCCCTGCTGCCCCGACCGAGCACACTGCGCAAAACGAAGCCCCTTTGGCCCCCGCCCCCGCCACACCCCAACCGATCGCCGACCCGGCCGTCTTCGATCGCCAGAACGAGCAGTATCGCCACCCTGAATCGACCACGCCTCCACCATCCGCGAGCGAGCAAATCGAATCCGGCACGGCTGGCGCGGCATCGGTGGCGGGCCTTGGCGCATCGCGTTTCGGTCCCCTGAGTCTCGACTTCGACTTGAACTCGCCCGCAAGCCAGACCGAGCCGCTACCGGCTTTCACCCCCGAGCAAATCTCGACGATAGCCCGCAACAAGCTCGAACTGGCCGTCGAATACATTGAGCTTGGCGATTTATCCGGGGCGCGCACGTTGCTGCAGGAAGTGATCGAATCGAACGATCCGGCCACGCGCCAACCCGCAGCCACGCTGTTATCGACGCTGGCGCCGCTGTCCTGA
- the leuB gene encoding 3-isopropylmalate dehydrogenase gives MKIAVLPGDGIGPEIIKEAVKVLNALDEKFELEEAPVGGAGYEASGHPLPEATLALAKASDAILFGAVGDWKYDSLERALRPEQAILGLRKHLQLFANFRPAICYPQLTAASSLKPEIVAGLDILIIRELNGDIYFGQPRGVRSSPDGLFEGAKEGFDTMRYSEPEVRRIAHVAFQAAQKRTKKLTSVDKANVLETSQFWRDVMIDVSKEYADVELSHMYVDNAAMQLVKAPKAFDVVVTGNMFGDILSDEAAMLTGSIGMLPSASLDKNNKGLYEPSHGSAPDIAGKGVANPLATILSAAMMLRYSLGKPEQADRIEAAVKKVLAQGLRTGDIATPDGRTVGTTEMGDAVLAAL, from the coding sequence ATGAAGATTGCAGTGCTGCCCGGCGATGGAATCGGTCCGGAGATCATCAAGGAAGCCGTCAAGGTCCTGAACGCGCTCGACGAAAAGTTCGAGCTCGAAGAAGCGCCGGTCGGCGGCGCGGGCTACGAGGCGAGCGGCCATCCACTGCCGGAAGCGACGCTCGCGCTGGCAAAAGCATCGGACGCGATCCTGTTCGGCGCCGTGGGCGACTGGAAATACGATTCGCTCGAACGCGCGCTGCGTCCGGAGCAGGCCATCCTGGGTCTGCGCAAGCACCTGCAATTGTTCGCGAACTTCCGTCCGGCTATTTGTTATCCGCAATTGACGGCGGCTTCGTCGCTGAAGCCGGAAATTGTCGCGGGATTGGACATCCTGATCATCCGCGAACTGAATGGCGATATCTATTTCGGCCAGCCGCGCGGCGTGCGTTCATCGCCGGACGGCTTGTTTGAAGGCGCGAAGGAAGGCTTCGACACCATGCGTTATTCCGAGCCGGAAGTGCGTCGTATCGCTCACGTGGCTTTTCAGGCCGCGCAAAAGCGCACGAAGAAGCTGACGAGCGTCGATAAAGCCAACGTGCTCGAAACGTCGCAATTCTGGCGCGACGTGATGATCGATGTATCGAAGGAATACGCGGACGTCGAGCTGTCGCACATGTACGTGGACAACGCGGCCATGCAGTTGGTGAAGGCACCGAAGGCGTTCGACGTGGTGGTGACCGGCAACATGTTCGGCGACATTCTCTCGGATGAAGCCGCCATGCTGACGGGTTCCATCGGCATGTTGCCGTCCGCCTCGCTTGATAAAAACAACAAGGGCTTGTACGAGCCGTCGCATGGTTCCGCGCCGGATATCGCGGGCAAGGGCGTGGCGAATCCCCTGGCGACCATCCTCTCGGCCGCCATGATGCTGCGTTACTCGCTCGGTAAGCCCGAGCAGGCTGACCGGATCGAAGCGGCGGTGAAGAAGGTGCTTGCGCAGGGTCTGCGTACCGGCGACATCGCGACGCCGGACGGCCGCACGGTCGGCACAACGGAAATGGGCGACGCGGTGCTCGCGGCGCTCTAA
- the leuD gene encoding 3-isopropylmalate dehydratase small subunit, translating to MEKFIVHSGLVAPLDRDNVDTDAIIPKQFLKSIKRTGFGPNAFDEWRYLDVGQPGQDNSNRPLNPDFVLNQPRYKGASILLTRKNFGCGSSREHAPWALDQYGFRAIIAPSFADIFYNNCFKNGLLPIVLTESQVDKLFNETYAFNGFKLTVDLERQVVLSGDGTEYPFEVPGFRKFCLLNGFDDIALTLRHADKIRQFENERLAKQPWLNNRLVG from the coding sequence ATGGAAAAATTCATCGTACATAGCGGGCTCGTGGCGCCGCTGGATCGCGATAACGTCGACACGGACGCGATCATCCCGAAACAGTTTCTCAAGTCGATCAAGCGCACGGGTTTCGGTCCGAACGCATTCGACGAATGGCGTTATCTCGATGTCGGCCAGCCGGGCCAGGACAACTCGAACCGGCCGCTGAATCCGGATTTCGTGCTGAACCAGCCGCGCTACAAAGGTGCATCGATCCTGCTGACGCGCAAGAATTTCGGCTGCGGCAGCTCGCGCGAGCACGCGCCGTGGGCGCTGGACCAGTACGGTTTCCGCGCGATCATCGCACCGAGTTTCGCCGATATCTTCTACAACAATTGCTTCAAGAACGGCCTGCTGCCGATCGTCCTGACTGAAAGCCAGGTCGACAAGCTGTTCAACGAAACCTACGCGTTCAATGGGTTCAAGCTGACGGTCGATCTGGAGCGCCAGGTCGTGCTGAGCGGCGATGGCACGGAATACCCGTTCGAAGTGCCGGGTTTCCGCAAGTTCTGCCTGCTGAACGGTTTCGACGACATCGCGCTGACGCTGCGCCACGCCGACAAGATCCGTCAGTTCGAAAACGAGCGTCTCGCGAAGCAGCCGTGGCTGAACAACCGCCTCGTCGGATAA
- the asd gene encoding aspartate-semialdehyde dehydrogenase: MNVGLVGWRGMVGSVLMQRMQQEGDFDLIEPVFFSTSNAGGNAPSFAKNETKLKDATSIDDLKKCDAIITCQGGDYTNEVFPKLRAAGWKGYWIDAASSLRMKDDAVIILDPVNLNVIKDSLVKGGRNFIGGNCTVSLMLMALGGLFNQNLVEWTTAMTYQAASGAGAQNMRELLQQMGVLYGAAKEDLADPSSAILDIDKRVQAVMSSERMPIDNFGVPLAGSLIPWIDKDLGNGMSKEEWKGGAETNKILGLPAMGEPGSVPVDGLCVRIGAMRCHSQALTIKLRKDVPLDELHGILASANDWVKVVPNEREASMRDLSPAVVTGSLTVPVGRLRKLAMGGEYLSAFTVGDQLLWGAAEPLRRMLRILLDK, encoded by the coding sequence ATGAATGTAGGTCTCGTTGGTTGGCGCGGCATGGTCGGCAGCGTCCTGATGCAACGCATGCAGCAGGAAGGCGATTTCGACCTGATCGAACCGGTGTTTTTCAGCACCAGCAATGCGGGCGGCAATGCGCCGTCGTTCGCGAAAAACGAGACGAAACTCAAGGATGCGACAAGCATCGACGACCTGAAAAAGTGCGACGCAATCATTACGTGCCAGGGCGGTGATTACACCAACGAGGTGTTCCCGAAGCTGCGCGCGGCCGGCTGGAAGGGTTACTGGATTGACGCGGCGTCGTCGTTGCGCATGAAGGACGACGCGGTCATCATTCTCGACCCGGTGAACCTGAACGTCATCAAGGATTCGCTGGTTAAGGGCGGCCGGAATTTCATTGGCGGGAATTGCACGGTCAGCCTGATGCTGATGGCGCTCGGCGGCTTGTTTAATCAGAACCTGGTCGAATGGACGACCGCCATGACGTATCAGGCGGCTTCCGGCGCGGGCGCGCAGAACATGCGCGAACTGTTGCAGCAAATGGGCGTGCTGTATGGCGCGGCCAAGGAAGATCTGGCGGACCCGTCGTCGGCTATTCTGGATATCGACAAACGCGTGCAGGCAGTCATGTCCAGCGAGCGTATGCCGATCGATAATTTCGGCGTGCCGCTGGCCGGCTCGCTGATTCCGTGGATCGACAAGGATCTCGGCAACGGCATGTCGAAGGAAGAATGGAAGGGCGGCGCGGAAACCAACAAGATTTTGGGGCTGCCTGCCATGGGCGAGCCGGGTTCGGTTCCTGTGGACGGCCTGTGCGTGCGGATTGGCGCAATGCGTTGCCACTCGCAGGCTCTGACCATCAAGCTCAGGAAGGACGTGCCACTGGACGAATTGCACGGCATTTTGGCATCGGCGAATGATTGGGTGAAGGTTGTTCCGAACGAACGCGAAGCGTCGATGCGCGATTTGTCGCCGGCAGTGGTTACCGGTTCGCTGACGGTGCCGGTCGGCCGCTTGCGTAAGCTTGCAATGGGCGGCGAGTATCTGTCGGCGTTCACGGTCGGCGACCAGTTGCTGTGGGGCGCGGCGGAACCGCTGCGCCGGATGCTGCGCATCCTGCTGGACAAGTAA
- a CDS encoding type II toxin-antitoxin system Phd/YefM family antitoxin: MTDRDENKAKRMASDDPVFIAGRGHPAHVWLPIEEFPWGADASSASILVRLAAPDAADIEFEAPPSGRASRAADFS, encoded by the coding sequence ATGACAGATCGAGACGAAAATAAAGCAAAACGAATGGCAAGTGATGATCCGGTTTTCATCGCAGGCCGCGGCCATCCAGCCCATGTCTGGCTGCCCATCGAAGAGTTTCCATGGGGCGCCGACGCCTCAAGCGCGAGCATTCTCGTGCGGTTAGCTGCTCCAGACGCTGCGGATATCGAATTCGAGGCGCCTCCATCAGGCCGCGCATCCCGAGCGGCTGACTTCTCCTGA
- a CDS encoding phosphoribosylanthranilate isomerase, whose translation MSDGMSNRMSNGASSDLRRTRIKLCGLSKTEDVDTAVALGADAVGFVFYPPSPRSVSVGQAVELAEHVPPLVSAVGLFVNATPEWIREVTSNVRLSLLQFHGDETPAQCAALAEVAGLPWWRAVRVGPDATARDLVESSLNYSAASGLLLDTLVDGYGGGGKVFDWSLIPTDLGHRAVLSGGLNAQNVLDAIRRVRPYAVDVSSGIEVAGAKGVKDHARMAAFVRAVREADAG comes from the coding sequence ATGAGTGACGGGATGAGTAACCGGATGAGTAACGGAGCGAGCAGCGATTTGCGTCGGACGAGAATCAAGCTGTGCGGTTTGTCGAAGACGGAAGACGTCGATACTGCTGTCGCACTCGGCGCCGATGCCGTGGGTTTTGTGTTCTATCCGCCAAGTCCGCGTTCGGTCAGCGTGGGGCAGGCAGTGGAGCTGGCGGAGCATGTGCCGCCGCTCGTCTCGGCGGTCGGTTTGTTCGTCAACGCCACGCCGGAATGGATTCGCGAGGTGACGTCGAACGTGCGCTTGTCGTTACTGCAATTCCACGGCGATGAAACCCCGGCGCAATGCGCAGCGCTCGCTGAAGTGGCCGGTTTGCCGTGGTGGCGGGCTGTGCGGGTAGGGCCTGATGCCACTGCACGCGATTTGGTAGAATCATCTCTCAATTATTCAGCAGCCAGCGGTTTGCTCCTCGACACCCTTGTCGACGGCTACGGTGGCGGTGGAAAGGTATTCGATTGGTCACTTATCCCAACAGATCTCGGGCATCGGGCCGTTTTGAGTGGTGGGTTGAACGCGCAAAACGTCCTTGACGCCATCCGGCGCGTACGCCCTTACGCAGTCGATGTCTCTAGCGGCATCGAAGTAGCGGGGGCGAAGGGCGTGAAAGATCACGCCCGAATGGCGGCGTTTGTACGCGCGGTGCGCGAAGCAGACGCTGGATGA
- a CDS encoding entericidin A/B family lipoprotein produces MKRIVILLALIAVVAAAAGCNTVQGFGEDMRHLGNSISNAASK; encoded by the coding sequence ATGAAACGTATCGTCATTCTGCTGGCGTTGATCGCGGTCGTCGCCGCCGCTGCGGGCTGCAATACGGTCCAGGGCTTTGGCGAAGACATGCGTCACCTCGGCAATTCGATCAGCAATGCGGCCAGCAAGTAA
- the leuC gene encoding 3-isopropylmalate dehydratase large subunit: MAQTLYDKLWNSHVIHTEEDGTSILYIDRHLLHEVTSPQAFEGLKLAERPVWRISANLAVSDHNVPTTDRSHGIADPISKLQVDTLDDNCDAYGITQFKMNDLRQGIVHIIGPEQGATLPGMTIVCGDSHTSTHGAFGALAHGIGTSEVEHVLATQTLLQKKSKNLLVKVEGPLPRGCTAKDIVLAIIGKIGTAGGNGYAIEFGGSTIRALSMEGRMTVCNMAIEAGARAGMVAVDETTINYLKDRPYSPHGAEFEQAATYWRTFTSDPGAKFDRVVELNAAEIVPQVTWGTSPEMVTSIDGRVPDPEREKDPVKRDAIERALKYMALEPNTPMQSIKPDKIFIGSCTNARIEDLRAAAYVVKTLGRRVAPNIRLAMVVPGSGLVKAQAEREGLDKVFLDAGFQWREPGCSMCLAMNADRLEPGERCASTSNRNFEGRQGAGGRTHLVSPAMAAAAAIEGHFVDIRELA, translated from the coding sequence ATGGCCCAGACCCTGTACGACAAGTTGTGGAACTCGCATGTGATCCACACCGAGGAAGACGGTACGTCCATCCTCTACATCGACCGTCATTTGCTCCACGAAGTAACCAGCCCGCAAGCGTTCGAGGGTCTGAAACTGGCCGAACGGCCGGTGTGGCGAATCAGCGCGAACCTGGCGGTGTCGGATCACAACGTACCGACAACCGACCGCTCGCACGGCATCGCGGACCCGATCTCGAAGCTGCAAGTGGACACGCTTGACGACAACTGCGACGCCTACGGCATCACGCAGTTCAAGATGAACGACTTGCGCCAAGGCATCGTGCACATCATCGGGCCGGAACAAGGCGCGACGCTGCCGGGTATGACCATTGTTTGCGGTGACTCGCATACCTCCACGCACGGTGCGTTCGGCGCGCTGGCGCATGGCATCGGTACGTCGGAAGTCGAGCACGTGCTGGCCACGCAAACGCTGCTGCAAAAGAAGAGCAAGAACTTGCTCGTCAAGGTCGAAGGACCGCTGCCGCGCGGCTGTACCGCAAAAGACATCGTGCTTGCCATCATCGGCAAGATTGGTACGGCGGGCGGCAATGGTTACGCCATTGAGTTCGGCGGTTCGACCATCCGGGCGTTGTCGATGGAAGGCCGCATGACGGTCTGCAACATGGCGATCGAAGCGGGCGCCCGGGCAGGCATGGTTGCCGTCGATGAAACCACCATCAACTACCTGAAAGATCGTCCGTACTCGCCGCACGGTGCGGAATTCGAGCAGGCAGCCACCTACTGGCGCACTTTCACGTCCGATCCGGGCGCGAAGTTTGATCGCGTCGTGGAGTTGAATGCCGCTGAAATCGTGCCGCAAGTGACGTGGGGCACGTCGCCGGAAATGGTGACGTCCATCGACGGCCGCGTGCCGGACCCTGAACGCGAAAAGGATCCGGTCAAGCGCGACGCGATCGAACGCGCGCTGAAGTACATGGCGCTCGAACCGAACACGCCGATGCAGTCGATCAAGCCGGACAAGATTTTCATCGGCTCGTGCACGAATGCGCGCATCGAAGACTTGCGCGCCGCGGCGTATGTCGTGAAGACGCTCGGCCGCCGCGTGGCACCGAACATCCGTCTGGCCATGGTCGTGCCGGGTTCTGGTCTCGTGAAGGCGCAGGCCGAACGCGAAGGGCTCGACAAGGTGTTCCTCGACGCAGGCTTCCAGTGGCGCGAACCCGGCTGCTCGATGTGCCTCGCCATGAACGCCGACCGGCTGGAGCCGGGTGAACGTTGCGCATCCACGTCGAACCGGAACTTCGAAGGGCGTCAGGGCGCAGGCGGCCGTACGCATCTGGTGAGCCCGGCGATGGCTGCTGCGGCGGCCATCGAAGGTCATTTCGTCGATATTCGCGAGCTTGCATGA